In Halorubrum sp. PV6, a single window of DNA contains:
- a CDS encoding class I fructose-bisphosphate aldolase, with translation MLPHAADNISRDGKSLILAYDHGIEHGPVDFEPNPETADPERIFELATHEAVTSLAVQKGLAEAYYPDYEDDVNLLLKLNGTSNLWRGEPNSAVNCTPEYAAELGADAIGFTVYGGSNHEIEMAEEFRTAQEGAREHDMGVVMWSYPRGQGLRNDGSPDVISYGARLGLELGADVVKVKYPGSAEAMGHAVEMAGPADVVMSGGTMRDDKAFLRNVANAIDAGATGVAVGRNVFQRDDPERILDALEAVIFQEVAPDEALAIAESDD, from the coding sequence ATGCTCCCACACGCCGCCGACAACATCTCGCGGGACGGTAAGTCGCTCATCTTGGCGTACGACCACGGGATCGAACACGGGCCGGTCGACTTCGAGCCGAATCCCGAGACGGCGGACCCCGAGCGGATCTTCGAACTCGCCACGCACGAGGCGGTCACCTCGCTGGCGGTCCAGAAGGGGCTCGCCGAGGCGTACTACCCCGACTACGAGGACGACGTCAACCTCCTTTTGAAACTCAACGGGACCTCGAACCTCTGGCGGGGCGAGCCGAACAGCGCGGTCAACTGCACGCCCGAGTACGCGGCCGAGTTGGGCGCCGACGCGATCGGATTCACGGTCTACGGCGGCTCGAACCACGAGATTGAGATGGCCGAGGAGTTCCGGACCGCACAGGAGGGCGCCCGCGAACACGACATGGGCGTCGTCATGTGGTCGTACCCCCGCGGGCAGGGCCTCCGCAACGACGGCAGCCCCGACGTGATCTCGTACGGCGCGCGCCTCGGCTTGGAGCTCGGCGCCGACGTGGTGAAGGTGAAGTACCCCGGCTCCGCCGAGGCGATGGGTCACGCCGTCGAGATGGCCGGTCCGGCGGACGTGGTGATGTCCGGCGGGACGATGCGCGACGACAAGGCGTTCCTCCGGAACGTCGCGAACGCCATCGACGCGGGCGCCACCGGCGTCGCTGTGGGGCGGAACGTGTTCCAGCGTGACGACCCCGAACGCATCCTCGACGCGCTGGAAGCCGTGATCTTCCAAGAGGTAGCGCCCGACGAGGCGCTGGCGATCGCCGAGAGCGACGACTGA
- a CDS encoding 3-hydroxyacyl-CoA dehydrogenase family protein, with protein MRALADIDVVGVVGAGTMGNGIAQVAATAGYEVTMRDIEPEYVERGLDSIDDSLARLDEKGRLDDAPEAIRDRITGTTDLDALAGADVVVEAAVEDLAVKREIFADLDAVTDDDVVLATNTSTLSITAVASATDRASDVVGLHFMNPVPIMDGVEVVVGEHTTDAVVDFAHAFAEDLGKETWEADDKPGFVTNRILMPWINEGVRAYDEGVADKEDIDRGMKLGTNVPMGPLELADHIGLDVVVNASETLYDELGDRYKPAYLLKRKVEAGDLGKKTGRGFYEYE; from the coding sequence ATGCGAGCGTTAGCAGACATCGACGTCGTGGGCGTCGTCGGCGCCGGGACGATGGGCAACGGGATCGCGCAGGTCGCGGCGACGGCCGGCTACGAGGTCACCATGCGCGACATCGAGCCCGAGTACGTCGAGCGCGGGCTCGACAGCATCGACGACAGCCTCGCCCGGCTCGACGAGAAGGGGCGGCTCGACGACGCCCCGGAAGCGATCCGGGACCGAATAACGGGCACCACCGACCTCGACGCCCTCGCGGGAGCCGACGTGGTCGTCGAGGCCGCAGTCGAAGATCTTGCGGTGAAACGAGAGATATTCGCCGACCTCGACGCGGTGACCGACGACGACGTGGTCCTCGCGACCAACACCTCGACGCTCTCTATCACGGCCGTCGCGAGCGCCACCGACCGCGCGAGCGACGTGGTCGGCCTCCACTTCATGAACCCGGTCCCGATAATGGACGGCGTGGAGGTCGTCGTGGGCGAACACACGACGGACGCGGTCGTCGACTTCGCGCACGCCTTCGCCGAGGACCTCGGCAAGGAGACGTGGGAGGCGGACGACAAGCCCGGCTTCGTCACGAACCGAATTCTGATGCCGTGGATAAACGAGGGCGTCCGGGCGTACGACGAGGGCGTCGCGGACAAGGAAGATATCGACCGGGGGATGAAACTCGGGACGAACGTCCCGATGGGGCCGCTGGAACTCGCCGACCACATCGGCCTCGACGTGGTGGTCAACGCCAGCGAGACGCTGTACGACGAACTCGGCGACCGGTACAAGCCGGCGTACCTCCTGAAACGGAAGGTAGAGGCGGGCGACCTCGGGAAAAAAACCGGCCGCGGGTTCTACGAGTACGAGTAG
- a CDS encoding phosphate ABC transporter permease, producing the protein MITPLSAGIVLAGLLLAFVGAAVSVYAVTLTGVLVGAGAGYVAAPSLAGLIAVDGLLLTGAAAALGAAVGGFLAYAGLSFAVVAIGGLVGGFAGRFAVGPMYAADATGIEGTLLLVGATLAGVAVGALFGFVLSRTTLVVSTAFIGAAFASRSITPATLDAATAQTSVEPLLFDVTAPLFLAVFVLGALSQVGLFRFGYVTKLVGLLPGARRWTAGDEKDS; encoded by the coding sequence ATGATCACGCCACTCTCGGCCGGGATCGTTCTCGCGGGACTGCTCCTCGCGTTCGTCGGGGCCGCGGTCTCCGTCTACGCCGTCACGCTGACCGGGGTCCTCGTCGGCGCCGGCGCCGGCTACGTCGCCGCTCCGAGCCTCGCCGGGCTGATCGCCGTCGACGGCCTCCTCCTCACCGGCGCGGCCGCCGCGCTCGGCGCCGCGGTGGGCGGGTTCCTCGCGTACGCCGGGCTCTCCTTCGCGGTCGTCGCCATCGGCGGACTGGTCGGCGGCTTCGCCGGTCGGTTCGCCGTCGGGCCGATGTACGCGGCCGACGCGACCGGTATCGAGGGGACGCTGCTCCTCGTCGGCGCGACGCTGGCCGGCGTCGCGGTCGGGGCGCTGTTCGGGTTCGTGTTGAGCCGGACGACGCTCGTCGTCTCGACGGCCTTTATCGGCGCGGCGTTCGCGTCGCGGTCGATCACCCCGGCCACGCTGGACGCGGCCACCGCACAGACGTCGGTCGAGCCGCTGCTGTTCGACGTGACCGCGCCCCTCTTTCTCGCCGTCTTCGTCCTCGGCGCGCTCTCGCAGGTCGGGCTGTTCCGGTTCGGCTACGTGACGAAACTGGTCGGGCTGCTCCCCGGCGCGCGCCGGTGGACCGCGGGCGACGAGAAGGACTCGTAA
- a CDS encoding zinc ribbon domain-containing protein → MSRDRVHCVDCREPIPSDARICPHCEAVQPSPLLDAGVVVAGVFAFVFGVILAVMTLGTTRLLGLVLIVLGFGLAVGGYTRYLDRQSGRQGR, encoded by the coding sequence GTGTCCCGCGACCGCGTCCACTGCGTCGACTGCCGGGAGCCGATCCCGAGCGACGCGCGGATCTGTCCCCACTGTGAGGCCGTCCAGCCCTCGCCGCTCCTCGACGCCGGGGTCGTCGTCGCCGGCGTGTTCGCGTTCGTCTTCGGCGTGATCCTCGCGGTGATGACGCTCGGTACGACCCGCCTGCTCGGCCTCGTCCTGATCGTGCTCGGCTTCGGCCTCGCCGTCGGCGGCTACACTCGGTACCTCGACCGGCAGTCGGGCCGGCAGGGGCGCTGA
- a CDS encoding MFS transporter, giving the protein MGLVSGVLDTDRRVIVLALARMVGAAGNSFLIVVLPLYIASDLVDIESLLGSAVGVGAASVTLTEPLLIGVVLSLFGFLNSLSQPLTGRLSDRTGARRPFVLAGILLLGTASGLYTVADAYWQLIALRAAQGFGAALIIPATVALVNEYAASDADRGGNFGVYNTFRLIGFGFGPVLAGLVVDRGPYDLSAVGLPVLDGFDAAFVAACAAAYLSFVLVFLLVRDAAESSAASDDLSIRVRGDGRLLDPVFALGLATVAMGICIALFATLQTQVNARLDQAPVWFGLQFAAVTIANVLFQVPVGQASDRIGRRPFLLVGFVLLVPTTLLQGIVTDSVVMTLVRLAQGIAVACVFAPSLALAGDLAREGESGTTLSVLTMGFGFGVAVGPLASGWLYGFGFVVPFAAGAGLAVVALVTVVTQVQETLETGGESATATAD; this is encoded by the coding sequence ATGGGCCTCGTCTCCGGCGTCCTCGACACCGATCGGCGGGTCATCGTCCTCGCGCTCGCCCGGATGGTCGGCGCCGCCGGGAACTCCTTTCTCATCGTCGTGTTGCCGCTGTACATCGCGAGCGATCTGGTCGACATCGAGTCGCTCCTCGGGTCCGCCGTCGGCGTCGGCGCGGCCTCGGTGACGCTCACCGAACCGCTGCTCATCGGCGTCGTCCTCTCGCTTTTCGGGTTCCTCAACAGCCTTTCACAGCCCCTGACCGGGCGGCTCTCGGACCGGACCGGCGCCCGTCGCCCCTTCGTGCTAGCCGGCATCCTGCTCTTGGGGACCGCAAGCGGGCTGTACACCGTCGCGGACGCCTACTGGCAGCTGATCGCCCTTCGCGCGGCACAGGGGTTCGGCGCGGCGCTCATCATCCCGGCGACCGTCGCGCTGGTCAACGAGTACGCCGCGAGCGACGCGGACCGCGGGGGCAACTTCGGCGTGTACAACACCTTCCGGCTGATCGGGTTCGGCTTCGGCCCGGTTCTCGCCGGCCTCGTGGTCGATCGCGGACCGTACGACCTCTCGGCGGTCGGTCTCCCCGTCCTCGACGGGTTCGACGCCGCGTTCGTGGCGGCCTGTGCGGCCGCGTACCTCAGTTTCGTGCTCGTCTTCCTGCTCGTCCGGGACGCCGCCGAGTCGAGCGCGGCGAGCGACGACCTCTCGATCCGCGTCCGCGGGGACGGGCGACTGCTCGACCCGGTGTTCGCTCTGGGGCTGGCGACGGTCGCGATGGGGATCTGTATCGCGCTGTTCGCGACCCTCCAGACGCAGGTGAACGCCCGCCTCGATCAGGCGCCGGTGTGGTTCGGACTCCAGTTCGCGGCGGTCACCATCGCCAACGTCCTGTTTCAGGTGCCGGTCGGACAGGCGAGCGACCGGATCGGGCGTCGTCCGTTCCTCCTGGTCGGGTTCGTGCTGCTCGTCCCCACGACGCTCCTCCAGGGGATCGTCACCGACTCGGTGGTGATGACGCTCGTGCGGCTGGCACAGGGGATCGCCGTGGCGTGCGTGTTCGCGCCGTCGCTCGCGCTTGCTGGCGACCTCGCGCGGGAGGGCGAGTCCGGGACGACGCTGTCGGTGCTCACGATGGGGTTCGGCTTCGGCGTCGCGGTCGGGCCGCTGGCCTCCGGCTGGCTCTACGGGTTCGGCTTCGTCGTCCCGTTCGCGGCCGGCGCCGGCCTCGCGGTCGTCGCGCTCGTGACCGTCGTGACGCAGGTCCAAGAGACGCTGGAGACGGGCGGCGAGTCGGCGACGGCGACGGCGGACTGA
- a CDS encoding PAS domain S-box protein, which produces MAERIDVLHVDDDASVLDLTEAYLERELDAVAVTSVTTPSAALEELDDDRFECIISDYDMPEMDGLALFERICETDCSTPFVLYTGKGSEEIASQALNAGVTGYFQKGGPEQLRRLANRVGQAVEEHRTREIADRYSTVIDALGYPVYVVDETGTFEFVNEPFAELAGYDVEEIVGSKPGLIKGDDAVHESEDRLGTILSRDGPDIQRFRVDIEPKEGDPIPCRDHMAALPYEGEEFDGSVGILRDVSEDVEQREELETKTRALDEAPVGITITDPELPDNPMVYVNDRFVEMTGYDRDYAVGVNCRFLQGPDTDEAAVSTLRDAIAAEESTSVELLNYRQDGTEFWNRVSIAPITDAAGRVTEWVGFQEDITEFKTREAALKRQNERLDSFASIVSHDLRNPLNVAQGRVELAETTADEDAEIDEHLDATAAALDRIESIIDHTLTLAREGETVGDTEPVSLATVATDSWETVETGAATLTVETDREVSADPDRLRNLFENLARNAVEHAGPDVTIRVGDLDDGFYVADDGPGISESVADDLFEPGQSSAEGNTGFGLAIVQEIASAHGWTVEATASDEGGARFEIRGIKRHYAPLPEP; this is translated from the coding sequence ATGGCTGAACGCATCGACGTGTTGCACGTCGACGACGACGCTTCCGTACTCGACCTCACGGAGGCCTACCTCGAACGGGAACTGGACGCGGTTGCAGTCACGAGCGTCACGACGCCGTCGGCCGCGCTGGAGGAACTCGACGACGACCGCTTCGAGTGTATCATCAGCGACTACGACATGCCCGAGATGGACGGGTTGGCGCTTTTCGAGCGGATCTGTGAGACCGACTGCTCGACCCCCTTCGTCCTCTACACCGGGAAAGGCTCCGAAGAGATCGCCAGCCAGGCGCTCAACGCGGGCGTCACCGGCTACTTCCAGAAGGGCGGTCCAGAGCAGCTGCGCCGGCTCGCGAACCGGGTCGGGCAGGCGGTCGAGGAGCACCGGACCCGCGAGATCGCCGACCGCTACTCGACCGTCATCGACGCGCTCGGGTATCCGGTCTACGTCGTCGACGAGACGGGCACCTTCGAGTTCGTCAACGAGCCGTTCGCGGAGTTGGCCGGCTACGACGTCGAGGAGATCGTCGGAAGCAAGCCCGGATTGATAAAGGGCGACGACGCGGTCCACGAGTCCGAAGACCGGCTCGGAACCATCCTCTCCCGTGACGGGCCGGACATCCAGCGGTTCCGCGTCGACATCGAGCCGAAGGAGGGCGACCCGATCCCCTGTCGCGACCACATGGCCGCGCTGCCGTACGAGGGCGAGGAGTTCGACGGCAGCGTCGGCATCCTGCGCGATGTCTCGGAGGACGTCGAGCAGCGCGAGGAGCTGGAGACGAAGACCCGCGCGCTCGACGAGGCCCCGGTGGGGATCACCATTACCGACCCGGAACTGCCGGACAACCCGATGGTGTACGTCAACGACCGGTTCGTCGAGATGACCGGCTACGACCGCGACTACGCGGTCGGCGTGAACTGCCGGTTCCTGCAGGGGCCGGACACCGACGAGGCCGCGGTCTCGACGCTTCGCGACGCCATCGCGGCGGAAGAGTCGACCAGCGTCGAACTGCTGAACTACCGCCAGGACGGCACCGAGTTCTGGAACCGCGTCAGCATCGCCCCCATCACCGACGCCGCCGGTCGGGTCACGGAGTGGGTCGGCTTCCAGGAGGATATCACGGAGTTTAAAACCCGCGAGGCGGCGCTCAAACGCCAGAACGAGCGACTCGACTCGTTCGCGTCCATCGTCTCGCACGACCTGCGAAACCCCCTCAACGTCGCGCAGGGGCGCGTCGAGCTCGCGGAGACGACGGCCGACGAGGACGCCGAGATCGACGAGCACCTCGACGCCACCGCCGCCGCGCTCGACCGGATCGAGTCCATCATCGACCACACCCTCACGCTCGCCAGAGAGGGGGAGACGGTCGGCGACACCGAGCCGGTCTCGCTCGCGACGGTCGCGACCGACAGCTGGGAGACGGTCGAGACCGGCGCCGCGACGCTCACGGTCGAGACCGACAGGGAGGTGTCGGCCGACCCGGACCGGCTGCGGAACCTGTTCGAGAACCTCGCGCGGAACGCCGTCGAACACGCCGGGCCGGACGTGACGATCCGGGTCGGCGACCTCGACGACGGGTTCTACGTCGCCGACGACGGGCCGGGGATCTCGGAGTCGGTCGCGGACGACCTCTTCGAGCCCGGACAGAGCAGCGCCGAGGGGAACACCGGCTTCGGGCTGGCGATCGTCCAGGAGATCGCCAGCGCCCACGGCTGGACCGTCGAGGCGACCGCGTCGGACGAGGGCGGCGCGCGCTTCGAGATCCGCGGGATCAAACGACACTACGCGCCGCTCCCGGAGCCGTAA
- a CDS encoding helix-hairpin-helix domain-containing protein: MAGGTLPGTDADDDAGSDRVVFHVDMDCFYASCERLRRPDLVGEPVVVGMGYEAGETIGAVATASYEARAFGVESAMPISEALDLLPRRADADPDDPDAPDPADAGRYVPVDLDFYKEVASDVKAVLRDCADVVREVSIDEAYLDVTDRTAWDAAGDPDDPPPSAASGPAAARTLAEGYARHVKQRIEREAGVPASVGVAPNMSTAKVASDADKPDGLVVVPPGEVAPFLASLPTADIHGVGPVTERTLAEMGIETAGDLAAADPDRLAEELGERGPDLHRRARGDDDRAVTPTGLPKSLSRESSLSATADEETKRETVRALAADVARRARERGCLYRTIGIKAVEPPYEVNTRARSLPGPVDDPDLVESVALDLLDEFAGDRVRKLGVRVSKLDFAESDQATLGGFEPGDGAREGRDAEGGRGAVDTGGDGGKLTDWIGGEPTGAESDEDDETAADRRTGDGQASLGDWS, encoded by the coding sequence ATGGCGGGCGGGACGCTCCCCGGAACCGACGCGGACGACGACGCGGGGAGCGACCGCGTCGTGTTCCACGTCGATATGGACTGTTTTTACGCCTCCTGCGAGCGCCTGCGTCGCCCCGACCTCGTGGGCGAACCCGTCGTGGTCGGCATGGGCTACGAGGCGGGCGAGACCATCGGCGCGGTCGCGACGGCGAGTTACGAGGCGCGCGCGTTCGGCGTCGAGAGCGCGATGCCCATCTCGGAGGCGCTCGACCTGCTCCCGCGGCGCGCCGACGCCGACCCCGACGACCCGGACGCGCCCGACCCGGCCGACGCCGGGCGGTACGTCCCCGTCGACCTCGACTTTTATAAGGAGGTCGCGAGCGACGTGAAGGCGGTCCTCCGCGACTGCGCCGATGTGGTCCGCGAGGTGAGCATCGACGAGGCGTACCTCGACGTCACCGACCGGACGGCGTGGGACGCCGCCGGCGACCCCGACGACCCGCCGCCGAGCGCCGCGAGCGGCCCCGCGGCGGCCCGAACGCTGGCCGAGGGGTACGCCAGACACGTGAAACAGCGCATCGAGCGCGAGGCCGGCGTCCCCGCGAGCGTCGGCGTCGCCCCGAACATGTCGACCGCGAAGGTCGCGAGCGACGCCGACAAGCCGGACGGGCTGGTGGTCGTGCCGCCGGGCGAGGTGGCGCCGTTCCTCGCGTCGCTGCCGACCGCGGACATCCACGGCGTCGGCCCGGTGACGGAGCGGACGCTGGCGGAGATGGGCATCGAGACCGCCGGCGACCTCGCCGCGGCCGACCCCGACCGGCTCGCCGAGGAGTTGGGCGAGCGCGGCCCCGACCTCCACCGCCGCGCTCGCGGCGACGACGACCGGGCGGTCACCCCGACCGGCCTCCCGAAGAGCCTCTCGCGGGAGTCGTCGCTGTCGGCGACGGCCGACGAGGAGACGAAGCGGGAGACGGTCCGCGCGCTGGCCGCCGACGTGGCCCGACGCGCCCGCGAGCGGGGGTGCCTCTATCGCACGATCGGGATAAAGGCAGTCGAGCCGCCCTACGAGGTGAACACCCGCGCTCGGAGCCTCCCCGGCCCCGTCGACGACCCTGACCTCGTCGAGTCGGTGGCGCTGGACCTCCTCGACGAGTTCGCCGGCGACCGGGTTCGCAAACTCGGGGTTCGCGTCTCGAAGCTCGACTTCGCCGAGAGCGATCAGGCGACGCTCGGCGGGTTCGAGCCGGGCGACGGGGCACGCGAGGGGCGCGACGCCGAGGGCGGTCGCGGCGCGGTCGACACCGGCGGCGACGGCGGGAAGCTCACCGACTGGATCGGCGGCGAGCCGACCGGCGCCGAGAGCGATGAGGACGACGAGACGGCGGCCGACAGACGCACCGGCGACGGGCAGGCCTCGCTCGGCGACTGGTCGTAG
- a CDS encoding NUDIX domain-containing protein translates to MDDLAWETLDTDIDYRCPGFEVRRDEVRFPDGETDGYHYVDESPAVVVLPLTPDGDVVVIDEWRQAVGRVNRALPAGSVEPEDAAALERAAARELAEETGYEADAFERLTTVEPTNGLANSVHHHFLATGCEPTAEQDLDHNESIAVETVAYDDLLEAVVDEGLRDGRTVTAVLWYELLHR, encoded by the coding sequence ATGGACGACTTGGCGTGGGAGACGCTCGACACCGACATCGACTACCGCTGCCCCGGCTTCGAGGTGCGCCGCGACGAGGTGCGCTTCCCGGACGGCGAGACGGACGGGTACCACTACGTGGACGAGTCGCCGGCGGTCGTGGTCCTCCCGCTGACGCCCGACGGCGACGTCGTCGTCATCGACGAGTGGCGGCAGGCGGTCGGGCGGGTCAACCGCGCCCTCCCGGCGGGGTCGGTCGAACCCGAGGACGCGGCGGCCCTCGAACGCGCCGCGGCGCGCGAACTCGCCGAAGAGACCGGCTACGAGGCCGACGCCTTCGAGCGACTCACGACGGTGGAGCCGACGAACGGGCTGGCGAACTCGGTCCACCACCACTTCCTCGCGACGGGGTGTGAGCCGACCGCGGAGCAGGACCTCGACCACAACGAGTCGATCGCGGTCGAGACGGTGGCGTACGACGACCTGCTCGAAGCCGTCGTCGACGAGGGGCTCCGCGACGGCCGGACCGTGACGGCCGTGCTGTGGTACGAACTGCTCCACCGCTGA
- a CDS encoding CPBP family intramembrane glutamic endopeptidase: MSDPSEFDTGAGDGGRARDEHEDAAIEDGGEPGTAHATVDSADPADEGSKRPLLRTVGVAFGLGVAGILGLIIVTAIIGGGVFLVSEVTGQQPPLLLSFVVPFVVGQIVAFLGVGLGYLRWRGLSREEIVAYLGVRRPTIVETVIAVVGPVAVIFTVFVVSSLALVTGTQPAQNQGAQMTLQNPSIIPIMIVAMLLVVGPCEEILFRGVIQSRARETLSAIPAILLTASVFAPAHIVSLSGGVSAMITSISILFVPSLIFGAVYEYTNNLPVVAVMHGLYNSFLLTIGYIAITYGPEMEGAGQAAAALSLVPL; the protein is encoded by the coding sequence ATGAGCGATCCCTCCGAGTTCGACACCGGGGCCGGTGACGGCGGGCGAGCGCGCGACGAGCACGAAGACGCCGCGATCGAAGACGGCGGCGAGCCCGGCACCGCACACGCGACGGTCGACAGCGCCGACCCGGCCGACGAGGGGTCGAAGCGCCCCCTGCTCCGGACGGTCGGCGTCGCCTTCGGGCTGGGCGTGGCGGGCATCCTCGGGCTCATCATCGTCACCGCGATCATCGGGGGCGGCGTCTTCCTCGTCTCGGAGGTCACGGGACAGCAGCCGCCGCTCCTGCTCTCCTTCGTCGTGCCGTTCGTCGTCGGGCAGATCGTCGCGTTCCTCGGCGTCGGGCTCGGATACCTGCGATGGCGCGGGCTGAGTCGCGAGGAGATCGTGGCGTACCTCGGGGTCCGGCGGCCGACCATCGTCGAGACCGTGATCGCGGTCGTCGGGCCGGTCGCGGTGATATTCACCGTCTTCGTCGTTAGTTCGCTGGCGCTGGTGACCGGAACGCAGCCGGCACAGAATCAGGGCGCGCAGATGACGCTCCAGAACCCGTCCATCATCCCGATCATGATCGTGGCCATGCTGCTCGTCGTGGGGCCGTGCGAGGAGATCCTGTTCCGCGGGGTCATTCAGAGCCGGGCGCGGGAGACCCTCTCCGCGATACCCGCCATCCTGCTCACCGCGTCCGTGTTCGCGCCGGCGCACATCGTCTCGCTGAGCGGCGGCGTGAGCGCGATGATCACGTCGATCAGCATCCTCTTCGTCCCGAGCCTGATCTTCGGCGCGGTGTACGAGTACACGAACAACCTCCCGGTCGTCGCCGTGATGCACGGGCTGTACAACAGCTTCCTCCTCACCATCGGCTACATCGCCATCACGTACGGTCCCGAGATGGAGGGGGCCGGACAGGCGGCCGCGGCGCTGTCGCTGGTGCCATTATAA
- a CDS encoding TIGR00296 family protein, translating into MSEAQTVQLSYDDGARAVELAREAVESFVRHGQREQPGSMREAFYARTGAFVRLESTRGRGRLRGCAGAWETSDQLGHAIVEAAIKAASGDSCGSEVEPKELDNITVSVFIVSNTVLTNDPLADLQIGTHGVAVDGGNSHGWLYPTVPVENNWSGAEFLSRACRKAKLAPNAWEDEETMVTLIEGQVFRERADGGAVEEL; encoded by the coding sequence ATGTCCGAGGCTCAGACCGTTCAGCTGTCGTACGACGACGGTGCACGAGCGGTCGAACTCGCGCGGGAGGCGGTCGAGTCGTTCGTCCGACACGGACAACGTGAACAACCCGGTAGCATGCGGGAGGCGTTTTACGCCCGCACCGGCGCATTCGTGCGACTGGAGTCCACACGGGGACGCGGTCGGCTCCGCGGCTGCGCCGGCGCGTGGGAGACGTCCGATCAGCTCGGTCACGCCATCGTCGAGGCCGCCATCAAGGCCGCGTCCGGCGACTCCTGCGGCTCCGAGGTCGAGCCGAAGGAGCTCGACAACATCACCGTCTCCGTGTTCATCGTCTCGAACACGGTCCTCACCAACGACCCGCTCGCCGACTTACAGATCGGCACCCACGGCGTCGCCGTCGACGGCGGGAACTCGCACGGCTGGCTCTACCCGACGGTGCCCGTCGAGAACAACTGGTCCGGCGCCGAGTTCCTCTCGCGCGCCTGCCGGAAGGCCAAGCTCGCGCCGAACGCGTGGGAAGACGAGGAGACGATGGTGACGCTCATCGAGGGACAGGTGTTCCGCGAGCGCGCAGACGGCGGCGCCGTCGAAGAGCTGTAA